One Microbispora sp. ZYX-F-249 genomic region harbors:
- a CDS encoding cellulose binding domain-containing protein: protein MSKRSAVMAALLLVLGLLVARPAEAATVRIMPLGDSITGSPGCWRALLWNKLQNGGFTDVDMVGTLPAQGCGVPYDGDNEGHGGFLVTNVADQNQLPAWLSATRPDIVLMHFGTNDVWSNRPTATILAAYGKLVDQMRASNPNMRILVAQIIPMNPSTCPECAQRAVALNSAIPGWAASKTTAASPIVVVDQWTGFSTSADTYDGVHPNASGDQKMADKWYPALSALLGGAQPSPSPGSPSPSPSVSPSASPSARPSPSGCAATYKITNQWGGGFQGEVTVKNTGAAAISGWTVTWTYANGQQVTQAWGGKATQSGASVTVKNESWNGSLGAGASTTFGFIASWNAANAAPAPGCIAA from the coding sequence ATGTCGAAGAGAAGTGCGGTGATGGCGGCCCTGCTCCTGGTGCTCGGGCTGCTCGTCGCCCGGCCCGCCGAGGCGGCCACGGTGCGGATCATGCCCCTGGGCGACTCGATCACCGGATCGCCCGGCTGCTGGCGCGCGCTGCTGTGGAACAAGCTGCAGAACGGCGGCTTCACCGACGTCGACATGGTGGGCACGCTGCCCGCGCAGGGTTGCGGGGTGCCGTACGACGGCGACAACGAAGGCCACGGCGGCTTCCTCGTCACGAACGTCGCCGACCAGAACCAGCTGCCGGCCTGGCTCTCGGCGACCCGTCCCGACATCGTGCTGATGCACTTCGGCACCAACGACGTGTGGAGCAACAGGCCCACCGCCACGATCCTCGCGGCGTACGGCAAACTCGTGGACCAGATGCGGGCGAGCAACCCGAACATGAGGATCCTCGTCGCGCAGATCATCCCGATGAACCCGAGCACCTGCCCCGAGTGCGCCCAGCGGGCCGTCGCGCTGAACAGCGCGATTCCGGGCTGGGCCGCCTCGAAGACCACGGCGGCCTCGCCGATCGTGGTCGTCGACCAGTGGACCGGCTTCAGCACGAGCGCGGACACCTACGACGGCGTCCACCCCAACGCGAGCGGCGACCAGAAGATGGCGGACAAGTGGTATCCCGCTCTGTCGGCGCTGCTCGGCGGCGCGCAGCCGTCCCCGAGCCCCGGGTCCCCCAGCCCCAGCCCCAGCGTGAGCCCGTCGGCGTCGCCCTCCGCGCGTCCCAGCCCCTCCGGCTGCGCCGCGACCTACAAGATCACCAACCAGTGGGGCGGCGGCTTCCAGGGTGAGGTCACGGTCAAGAACACGGGCGCCGCCGCGATCAGCGGCTGGACCGTGACCTGGACCTACGCCAACGGGCAGCAGGTCACCCAGGCGTGGGGCGGCAAGGCCACGCAGAGCGGGGCGAGCGTGACGGTCAAGAACGAGAGCTGGAACGGCTCCCTCGGTGCCGGCGCGAGCACGACCTTCGGCTTCATCGCCTCCTGGAACGCCGCCAACGCCGCCCCTGCGCCCGGCTGCATCGCCGCCTAG
- a CDS encoding PucR family transcriptional regulator, which produces MPAGVARLLRPRMGDVADRMIAEIQRRVPEYARPADEVYIKVLRLSVNQALRGFLERIENPRAPWDPEVFRTIGRGEAAEGRDLEPFQTAMRLGARVAWRRLTEQSEQLGLDPRTLYDLGEAIFVYLDQLADAAAEGFAEARAHAAGEMERRRRRLLDLLLTRPAAPPEAVADLARAAGWRLPRTVAGVALEEPDGGPPLPVLPPDVLAGLDRNCPCLVVPDPGGPGRVQALESALRGRRAAIGPAVPIAAAADSLGWAREALDLGTRGVLPRQGLLRCADHMATLVVFKDEDLVAALAEVRLAPLAHLRQTQQDRLAETLLAWLRHGRGVAEVAAALHIHPQTVRYRLRQIEQLYGDALADPDVRFELEIVLRARQARQNPPG; this is translated from the coding sequence GTGCCCGCGGGCGTCGCGAGGCTGCTGCGTCCCCGCATGGGCGACGTCGCGGACCGGATGATCGCGGAGATCCAGCGGCGGGTGCCCGAATACGCCCGCCCGGCGGACGAGGTCTACATCAAGGTCCTGCGGCTGTCGGTCAACCAGGCGCTGCGGGGGTTCCTCGAACGCATCGAGAACCCGCGGGCGCCGTGGGATCCCGAGGTCTTCCGGACGATCGGCAGGGGCGAGGCCGCCGAGGGGCGCGACCTGGAGCCCTTCCAGACCGCGATGCGGCTGGGCGCGCGGGTGGCGTGGCGGAGGCTCACCGAGCAGTCCGAGCAGCTGGGCCTCGACCCGCGGACGCTGTACGACCTGGGCGAGGCCATCTTCGTCTACCTCGACCAGCTCGCCGACGCCGCGGCGGAGGGCTTCGCCGAGGCGCGGGCGCACGCCGCCGGCGAGATGGAGCGCCGCCGCCGGAGGCTGCTCGACCTGCTGCTGACCCGGCCCGCGGCCCCGCCGGAGGCCGTCGCCGACCTGGCCAGGGCGGCCGGCTGGCGGCTCCCCCGCACGGTCGCGGGGGTGGCCCTGGAGGAACCCGACGGCGGTCCTCCGCTGCCGGTGCTGCCGCCGGACGTGCTGGCCGGGCTCGACCGCAACTGCCCGTGTCTCGTGGTGCCGGACCCCGGCGGCCCCGGGCGGGTGCAGGCGCTGGAGAGCGCCCTGCGCGGCCGGCGGGCCGCGATAGGCCCCGCCGTGCCGATCGCCGCCGCCGCCGACTCGCTCGGCTGGGCGAGGGAGGCCCTCGACCTCGGCACCCGGGGCGTCCTGCCCCGGCAGGGCCTGCTGCGCTGCGCCGACCACATGGCGACGCTGGTCGTCTTCAAGGACGAGGACCTTGTGGCCGCGCTGGCGGAGGTGCGCCTCGCGCCCCTCGCCCACCTGCGCCAGACTCAGCAGGACCGCCTGGCCGAGACCCTGCTCGCCTGGCTGCGCCACGGCCGGGGCGTCGCCGAGGTCGCCGCGGCGCTCCACATCCACCCGCAGACCGTGCGCTACCGGCTGCGCCAGATCGAGCAGCTGTACGGCGACGCCCTCGCCGACCCCGACGTCCGGTTCGAACTGGAGATCGTCCTGCGCGCCCGGCAGGCCCGGCAGAACCCGCCGGGATAG
- a CDS encoding EF-hand domain-containing protein, with amino-acid sequence MSEYAATFQLIDVDGDGRISAEELVRLMEVLGRPLTPEGAQSAIDKVDADRDGLIDLEEFGAWLSGHSGH; translated from the coding sequence ATGAGCGAATATGCGGCGACTTTTCAACTTATCGACGTCGATGGGGACGGGCGAATTTCCGCCGAGGAGCTCGTACGCCTGATGGAGGTGCTCGGCCGGCCGCTCACGCCGGAAGGCGCGCAGAGCGCGATCGACAAGGTCGACGCCGACCGCGACGGCCTGATCGACCTGGAGGAGTTCGGCGCCTGGCTGAGCGGGCACAGCGGACACTGA
- a CDS encoding helix-turn-helix domain-containing protein produces MMAAESAQTLERGLRLLRLLADANRGRTPTELAQELGLSRPIVYRLLTTLQAEGFARRDAQGRVHLGFGVLVLAQAVHPLLRAAALPALRALAEQAGATAHLTVAEGDEGLAVAVVEPSWTDLHVAYREGSRHPLTRGAAGLALLALRRGRTDPAVHTSRGHLQEGAQGIAAPVPGPPWLEASVGVVSFADLDADKVGPLVLEAAERLATALSEPPG; encoded by the coding sequence ATGATGGCGGCCGAGTCGGCGCAGACGCTCGAACGTGGCTTACGGCTGTTGCGGCTGCTCGCCGACGCGAACCGGGGCCGGACACCGACCGAGCTCGCCCAGGAGCTGGGCCTGAGCCGGCCGATCGTCTACCGGCTCCTGACGACCCTGCAGGCCGAGGGCTTCGCCCGGCGGGACGCGCAGGGCCGCGTGCATCTCGGTTTCGGGGTGCTCGTGCTGGCCCAGGCCGTGCATCCCCTGCTGCGGGCGGCGGCGCTGCCGGCCCTGCGCGCGCTCGCGGAGCAGGCGGGGGCGACCGCGCACCTGACCGTGGCCGAGGGTGACGAGGGCCTGGCCGTCGCGGTGGTCGAGCCGTCCTGGACCGACCTCCACGTCGCCTACCGCGAGGGCTCGCGTCATCCGCTGACGCGCGGCGCGGCCGGGCTGGCGCTGCTCGCGCTGCGCCGGGGCCGTACGGATCCGGCGGTGCACACGAGCAGGGGGCACCTCCAGGAGGGCGCGCAGGGGATCGCCGCGCCGGTTCCCGGGCCGCCGTGGCTGGAGGCGTCCGTCGGCGTGGTCAGCTTCGCCGACCTCGACGCGGACAAGGTGGGCCCGCTGGTCCTGGAGGCCGCCGAGCGGCTCGCGACCGCCCTTTCCGAGCCTCCGGGCTGA
- a CDS encoding NAD(P)/FAD-dependent oxidoreductase, which produces MKSAIVVGAGIWGASLALRLADEGWRVTLVEQYAPGHVRQASAGETRLLRCAHGSDDWYPRLARQARDAWRRLEDRTGEDLYVESGLMWFARDPDGWETRSAEVLERLDIPRELLDPDEAARRFPGLRVDDLAFVLWEPDAGLLRARRATQVTARLAGAAGVRQVRARAVPYARKTGVVADGEVLTADRVVWACGAWLPWLFPHEAGHVQVTRQDTFHFGVPRDWTTPPLPAFCDYDLAAYGHGDLDGMGMKITGDAEGEPYDPETGGRRVLRHTEEQARSYLARRFPSLVGAPVVFSQVCQYALTGDAEWIIAEIEDGVWLLGGESGHGFKHAPALAGYVAEILDDRREPDARFGLHERPAARGLRTSGGTMP; this is translated from the coding sequence ATGAAGTCGGCGATCGTGGTGGGGGCGGGGATCTGGGGGGCGTCGCTGGCGCTGCGGCTGGCCGACGAGGGCTGGCGGGTGACGCTCGTCGAGCAGTACGCGCCGGGGCACGTGCGCCAGGCAAGTGCCGGGGAGACCCGCCTGCTGCGCTGCGCGCACGGCTCCGACGACTGGTATCCCCGGCTGGCCCGGCAGGCCCGCGACGCCTGGCGGCGACTGGAGGACAGGACCGGCGAGGACCTGTACGTCGAGTCCGGTCTGATGTGGTTCGCCCGCGACCCCGACGGCTGGGAGACGCGCAGCGCCGAAGTCCTGGAGCGGCTGGACATCCCCCGCGAGCTGCTCGATCCGGACGAGGCGGCCCGGCGGTTCCCCGGCCTGCGGGTCGACGACCTCGCCTTCGTGCTGTGGGAGCCGGACGCCGGACTGCTGCGGGCCCGGCGGGCGACGCAGGTGACCGCGCGCCTGGCCGGCGCCGCCGGTGTCCGGCAGGTCCGCGCCCGGGCCGTGCCGTACGCGCGGAAAACCGGCGTCGTCGCGGACGGCGAGGTGCTGACGGCGGACCGGGTGGTCTGGGCGTGCGGCGCGTGGCTGCCGTGGCTGTTCCCGCACGAGGCGGGACACGTCCAGGTGACGCGGCAGGACACCTTCCACTTCGGCGTGCCCAGGGACTGGACCACGCCGCCGCTGCCCGCCTTCTGCGACTACGACCTGGCGGCGTACGGGCACGGCGACCTGGACGGCATGGGCATGAAGATCACCGGTGACGCCGAGGGCGAGCCGTACGACCCGGAGACCGGCGGCAGGCGGGTGCTGCGGCACACCGAGGAGCAGGCGCGCTCCTACCTGGCCAGGCGGTTCCCCTCGCTGGTGGGAGCGCCGGTGGTGTTCAGCCAGGTCTGCCAGTACGCGCTGACCGGGGACGCCGAGTGGATCATCGCGGAGATCGAGGACGGCGTCTGGCTGCTCGGCGGCGAGTCCGGGCACGGCTTCAAGCACGCCCCGGCCCTGGCCGGCTACGTCGCGGAGATCCTCGACGACCGGCGGGAGCCGGACGCGCGATTCGGCCTGCACGAGCGGCCGGCGGCCCGGGGCCTGCGCACCAGCGGCGGCACCATGCCGTAG
- a CDS encoding SDR family oxidoreductase, translated as MTSSLVGKVALVAGATRGAGRGIAVELGAAGATVYVTGRSTRERRSEMNRPETIEETAELVTAAGGRGIAVPVDHLDREQVRALVERIDAEQGALDVLVNDIWGGELLFSWKDRLWEHSLDDGLRILRLAIDTHIITSHYALPLLIRKPGGLVVEVTDGTAEYNAANYRVSFFYDLAKTSVNRMAFGQAKELAPHGATAVSLTPGWLRSELMLEHFGVTEANWRDALATQPHFAISETPAFVGRAVAALAADPEASRWNGQSLSSGQLAQVYGFTDVDGSRPDCWRYMVEVQDPGLPADVTGYR; from the coding sequence ATGACAAGCAGCCTGGTGGGGAAGGTCGCACTGGTCGCGGGGGCGACCCGGGGCGCGGGCCGCGGCATCGCCGTCGAGCTGGGCGCCGCGGGGGCGACGGTCTACGTGACGGGCCGCAGCACCCGCGAGCGGCGTTCGGAGATGAACCGGCCGGAGACGATCGAGGAGACGGCCGAGCTGGTCACCGCCGCCGGTGGGCGGGGCATCGCCGTGCCGGTGGACCACCTCGACCGCGAGCAGGTGCGGGCCCTCGTCGAGCGGATCGACGCCGAGCAGGGCGCGCTCGACGTGCTGGTCAACGACATCTGGGGCGGCGAGCTGCTGTTCAGCTGGAAGGACCGGCTCTGGGAGCATTCGCTCGACGACGGCCTGCGCATCCTGCGGCTGGCGATCGACACGCACATCATCACCAGCCACTACGCCCTGCCGCTGCTGATCCGCAAGCCGGGCGGCCTGGTGGTCGAGGTCACCGACGGCACGGCGGAGTACAACGCCGCCAACTACCGCGTCTCGTTCTTCTACGATCTCGCGAAGACGTCCGTGAACCGCATGGCGTTCGGCCAGGCCAAGGAGCTGGCGCCGCACGGCGCGACCGCGGTCTCGCTCACGCCGGGCTGGCTGCGTTCGGAGCTCATGCTGGAGCACTTCGGCGTGACGGAGGCCAACTGGCGTGACGCGCTGGCCACGCAGCCGCACTTCGCCATCTCCGAGACCCCGGCCTTCGTCGGACGCGCGGTGGCGGCCCTGGCCGCCGACCCGGAGGCGAGCCGCTGGAACGGGCAGTCGCTGTCCAGCGGGCAACTGGCTCAGGTGTACGGCTTCACCGACGTGGACGGCAGCCGGCCGGACTGCTGGCGATACATGGTGGAGGTGCAGGACCCCGGCCTCCCCGCCGACGTGACCGGTTACCGCTGA